A window from Terriglobales bacterium encodes these proteins:
- a CDS encoding DUF3800 domain-containing protein has protein sequence MAPSVKGRTFVFIGYIDDSADEKHVKCEALAAVFIHDKQFQTIEESLAITISNIIPPDRLVQFQEFKGWELYHGSGVFDGIDQEVRFSAIRYLLGTLKQLQIPIIYGAVDTSAIAKKSYASASPTDIAFRICMPVIPIVMTEKTEELGAEHGLEYALLILDSTDKGKRNLLKETYRQLRTKMRPPHWGTGLWYLHDEMYFGDSKDSVGLQLADLACYFIRKHLEGEDTVAETFYSIFAQQIMYGGIEPDDSPKSKHAINRLKASRS, from the coding sequence ATGGCACCTTCAGTGAAAGGGAGAACATTTGTGTTTATTGGCTATATTGACGATTCCGCAGATGAGAAACATGTAAAGTGTGAAGCTCTAGCCGCTGTATTTATTCATGACAAACAATTCCAAACAATCGAAGAAAGTTTGGCAATCACTATCTCAAATATCATTCCACCAGACCGTCTAGTACAGTTTCAAGAATTCAAGGGGTGGGAACTCTATCATGGAAGTGGCGTATTTGATGGGATTGATCAAGAAGTGCGGTTTTCAGCTATACGCTATTTGCTTGGTACTCTCAAGCAATTACAAATTCCAATCATTTATGGTGCCGTTGACACTAGCGCTATCGCAAAAAAAAGTTACGCATCCGCCAGTCCAACAGATATTGCGTTTCGTATCTGTATGCCTGTAATTCCGATTGTAATGACTGAGAAAACCGAAGAATTAGGAGCTGAGCATGGGTTGGAGTACGCACTCCTGATCTTAGATAGCACGGATAAAGGTAAGCGCAATCTTCTTAAGGAGACATATCGTCAATTGCGAACAAAAATGCGCCCTCCGCACTGGGGAACAGGTCTATGGTATCTCCATGACGAAATGTACTTTGGAGACTCCAAAGATTCTGTTGGGCTACAGCTCGCCGATTTAGCTTGTTATTTCATCCGCAAACACCTTGAAGGCGAAGACACAGTAGCAGAAACGTTCTACAGCATATTCGCTCAGCAGATTATGTATGGTGGCATTGAACCGGATGACAGTCCAAAATCTAAACATGCAATCAATAGACTTAAGGCTAGCCGTAGTTAG